DNA from Leptospira mayottensis 200901116:
TGTCGTCAAGTCTGGAACCTCTTTCGGTAGTCCGAGTCGTTTGGATTTCGAGGATGATGTCGTCTATGTTGTCCGCTTGCGAATCCACAGCCGCCGTGCAAGTCATATCTCCCACCGTGCGAAAACGAACGATCTTGTCTTCCACACGGTCGTTTCCGTCGATCGTAATAAACTTCGACACGGGGAAGAGAAGATTCTCGCGATAGATCACTTGTCGTTTATGAGAAAAGTATAAAGAAGGAAGGGCGATGTTCTCTTTACGGATGTATTCCCAAACGTCCAACTCGGTCCAGTTAGAAATCGGAAAAACGCGGACATTCTCCCCTGGACTGATTTTACCGTTATAAATATTCCAGAGCTCTGGTCTTTGCAGTTTAGGATCCCACTGACCGAACTCGTCTCGAACGGAAAAAACTCTTTCTTTCGCTCTGGCTTTTTCTTCGTCCCTGCGGGCACCGCCAATACACGCGTCGAATTTGAATTCCGCAATCGTATCCAAAAGTGTCACGGTTTGAATTCCGTTTCTACTCGGGAACTTT
Protein-coding regions in this window:
- the cysD gene encoding sulfate adenylyltransferase subunit CysD, whose translation is MNRSRLTHLEQLEAESIYILRETASQFEKPALLFSGGKDSITLVHLALKAFRPGKFPFPLVHIDTGHNFQEALDFRDELASKIGEKLIVRYVQDSIDQGKAVEEKGKFPSRNGIQTVTLLDTIAEFKFDACIGGARRDEEKARAKERVFSVRDEFGQWDPKLQRPELWNIYNGKISPGENVRVFPISNWTELDVWEYIRKENIALPSLYFSHKRQVIYRENLLFPVSKFITIDGNDRVEDKIVRFRTVGDMTCTAAVDSQADNIDDIILEIQTTRTTERGSRLDDKRSEAAMEDRKRGGYF